A genomic region of Chitinimonas arctica contains the following coding sequences:
- a CDS encoding DUF3103 family protein, with protein MKFTTIWRQLSIGALCLAAFGTQAEEIRAVAAPEMLNGMAVQPTAIDLAKRQAAQQVARLLADPAFAASLDKQLKVPSQHPGRPKAAALRAVLDDFQQRQPRHMGAILREEGADQKLRQLDTTVLRKKGLVGMSPGLLQVRLYQPKQAFAAAELSPADLSQTLVAFEPAGDDKQWKVVEAYDRNGRVHKLDAKTAPQFPVLVADIDGHEDLRAGLALANKTLAQQGMQLKRPPMAAAGASAGYVDTAKLDRIRVGNDQEPWISGAAEVYAMVSGVQPDQSKAQIELVDMPYLDYDGQTYSPNQILIFWSNYRYAAANVQFFEHDDNTNYKDLVLAVTSGVEKILGVFKPEFAVIATVANAIIQAMPAHWFSNDDDYMDSFYTLEKNRTYTDWAGVGGNVTMTLTPYKLQEQ; from the coding sequence ATGAAATTTACTACCATATGGCGCCAACTGAGTATTGGTGCATTGTGTCTTGCTGCCTTTGGTACCCAGGCGGAGGAAATCCGGGCGGTCGCCGCCCCCGAAATGTTGAATGGCATGGCGGTACAACCCACCGCCATCGACCTTGCCAAGCGTCAAGCCGCCCAACAGGTGGCCCGTCTCTTGGCCGATCCGGCATTCGCCGCCAGTCTGGACAAGCAGCTGAAAGTCCCGTCGCAACATCCCGGCCGGCCCAAGGCCGCCGCCCTGCGCGCGGTGCTGGACGACTTCCAGCAACGCCAGCCGCGCCATATGGGCGCCATCCTGCGTGAGGAAGGCGCGGACCAGAAGCTGCGTCAGCTCGATACCACGGTACTGCGTAAAAAGGGCCTGGTCGGCATGAGCCCTGGCTTGCTGCAGGTACGCCTGTATCAACCCAAGCAGGCCTTCGCGGCAGCCGAACTGAGCCCGGCTGATCTGAGCCAGACCCTGGTTGCGTTCGAACCGGCCGGCGACGACAAGCAATGGAAGGTCGTGGAAGCCTACGACCGCAACGGTCGCGTGCACAAGCTCGATGCCAAGACCGCGCCGCAGTTCCCGGTGCTGGTTGCCGATATCGACGGCCATGAGGATCTGCGTGCCGGCCTGGCGCTGGCCAACAAGACGCTGGCGCAACAAGGCATGCAATTGAAGCGGCCACCGATGGCGGCGGCAGGCGCCAGCGCGGGCTATGTCGATACCGCCAAGCTTGACCGCATCCGCGTCGGCAACGACCAGGAGCCGTGGATTTCCGGCGCGGCAGAAGTCTATGCCATGGTTTCGGGCGTGCAGCCCGACCAATCCAAGGCGCAGATCGAGCTGGTCGACATGCCCTACCTGGACTACGACGGCCAGACCTATTCGCCGAACCAGATCCTGATCTTCTGGAGCAACTACCGCTACGCGGCGGCCAACGTCCAGTTCTTCGAGCACGACGACAATACCAACTACAAGGACCTGGTCTTGGCCGTCACTTCGGGCGTGGAGAAGATCCTCGGTGTGTTCAAGCCGGAATTCGCCGTGATCGCCACGGTGGCGAACGCCATCATCCAGGCCATGCCGGCACATTGGTTCTCCAATGACGACGACTACATGGACAGCTTCTACACCCTGGAAAAGAACCGGACTTATACCGACTGGGCAGGCGTGGGCGGCAACGTCACCATGACGCTGACGCCATACAAACTGCAAGAGCAGTAA
- a CDS encoding Tex family protein encodes MLPSIEQRIAQEINCRPAQVGATVAMLDEGSTVPFIARYRKEATGGLDDTQLRHLEERLRYLRELEERRGSVIASVQEQGKLSEELHAALLSADNKQRLEDLYLPYKQKRRTRAQIAREAGLAPLAELLLAEPGRNPEAEAAAFISVDKGVAEVKAALDGARHILIEQYAEDAQLLGELRELLWQRAELTVSLADEGKREAGSKFADYFDHREALAKTPSHRALAILRGRNEGVLNFALLLPEEADLPAGKAGTGELRIAARFNISDQGRPADRWLLDGVRLAWRAKIFLSLEVELTNRLREAAEADAIKVFASNLKDLLLAAPAGPRATMGLDPGLRTGVKVAVVDATGKLLATDTIYPHVPRNDWDGSLARLGRLVAVHQVELIAIGNGTASRETDKLAQDLIKQLPQFPMHKIVVSEAGASVYSASELAAREFPELDVSLRGAVSIARRLQDPLAELVKIDPKAIGVGQYQHDLNQGELARTLDAVVEDCVNAVGVDVNMASSALLARVSGLTPTLAGNIVAFRDSHGAFRSRAALKAVPRLGEKTFEQAAGFLRISNGDNPLDGSSVHPEAYPVVEKIILKTRREIKQLIGESGFLKQLDAREFIDERFGLPTVRDILAELEKPGRDPRPEFKTANFRDGVEDIKDLLPGMVLEGVVSNVAAFGAFVDIGVHQDGLVHVSALASKFVKDPRDVVKAGDVVKVKVVEVDVKRQRIALTMRLDDEAGAAPARSTPRSDAPRKPAGKQVAPAGDSAMALAFAALTKKN; translated from the coding sequence ATGCTGCCTTCCATCGAACAACGCATTGCCCAGGAAATCAATTGCCGTCCCGCCCAGGTCGGCGCCACCGTCGCCATGCTGGACGAAGGTTCGACCGTGCCCTTTATCGCGCGCTATCGCAAGGAAGCGACGGGAGGGCTGGACGATACCCAGTTGCGCCACCTGGAAGAGCGGCTGCGTTATCTGCGCGAGCTGGAGGAACGGCGCGGGAGCGTGATTGCTTCGGTGCAGGAGCAGGGCAAGTTGAGCGAGGAACTGCATGCCGCGCTATTGTCGGCCGACAATAAGCAGCGTCTTGAAGACTTATATCTACCGTACAAGCAGAAGCGCCGCACCCGGGCGCAGATCGCCCGCGAAGCAGGCCTGGCGCCGCTGGCCGAGCTGCTATTGGCGGAGCCGGGACGCAATCCGGAAGCCGAGGCGGCCGCCTTCATCAGCGTGGATAAAGGCGTGGCCGAGGTGAAGGCGGCGCTGGACGGCGCCCGCCATATCCTGATCGAGCAATACGCCGAGGATGCCCAGTTGCTGGGCGAATTGCGCGAACTGCTGTGGCAGCGCGCCGAACTCACGGTCAGCCTGGCCGATGAGGGCAAGCGCGAGGCGGGCAGCAAATTCGCCGATTATTTCGATCACCGCGAAGCCTTGGCGAAGACGCCCTCGCATCGCGCGCTGGCCATCCTGCGCGGCCGCAACGAAGGCGTGCTGAATTTCGCCCTGCTCCTGCCGGAGGAAGCCGATCTACCGGCCGGCAAGGCCGGCACGGGCGAACTCCGCATCGCGGCGCGCTTCAATATCAGCGACCAAGGCCGGCCGGCCGACCGTTGGCTGCTGGATGGCGTAAGACTGGCCTGGCGCGCCAAGATCTTCCTCTCGCTGGAGGTGGAATTGACCAATCGTCTGCGCGAAGCGGCCGAGGCGGACGCGATCAAGGTATTCGCCAGCAATCTGAAGGATCTGCTGCTGGCCGCGCCGGCCGGACCACGCGCCACCATGGGCCTGGACCCGGGGCTGCGTACCGGCGTCAAGGTGGCGGTGGTCGATGCCACCGGCAAACTGCTGGCGACCGATACCATCTACCCGCATGTGCCGCGCAACGACTGGGACGGCAGCCTGGCCCGGCTGGGCCGCCTGGTGGCGGTCCACCAGGTGGAACTGATTGCCATCGGCAATGGCACCGCCAGCCGCGAGACCGACAAGCTGGCGCAGGATCTGATCAAGCAACTGCCGCAGTTCCCCATGCACAAGATCGTGGTATCGGAAGCCGGCGCTTCGGTGTATTCGGCCTCCGAGCTGGCCGCCCGCGAATTCCCCGAGCTGGATGTCAGCCTGCGCGGTGCGGTGTCCATTGCCCGCCGCTTGCAGGATCCGCTCGCCGAACTGGTGAAAATCGACCCGAAGGCGATCGGCGTGGGCCAGTACCAGCATGATTTGAACCAGGGCGAGCTGGCCCGCACCCTCGATGCCGTGGTGGAAGATTGCGTGAACGCCGTGGGCGTGGACGTCAATATGGCCTCCAGCGCGCTATTGGCGCGGGTATCCGGCCTGACGCCCACCCTGGCCGGCAATATCGTTGCCTTCCGCGACAGCCACGGCGCCTTCCGCAGCCGGGCCGCCCTCAAGGCGGTGCCGCGGCTGGGCGAAAAGACCTTCGAGCAGGCCGCCGGTTTCTTGCGCATCAGCAATGGCGACAATCCGCTGGATGGCTCCAGCGTCCACCCGGAAGCTTATCCGGTAGTGGAAAAGATCATTCTCAAGACCCGCCGCGAGATCAAGCAATTGATCGGCGAATCGGGCTTTCTCAAACAGCTGGATGCGCGCGAATTCATCGATGAGCGCTTTGGCCTGCCCACGGTGCGCGACATCCTGGCCGAGCTGGAAAAGCCGGGACGCGATCCCCGCCCGGAGTTCAAGACCGCCAATTTCCGCGATGGAGTGGAAGATATCAAGGATCTGCTGCCCGGTATGGTATTGGAGGGCGTCGTGAGCAATGTGGCGGCCTTTGGCGCCTTCGTCGATATCGGCGTGCACCAGGACGGTCTGGTCCATGTGTCGGCGTTGGCCAGTAAGTTCGTCAAGGACCCGCGCGATGTGGTCAAAGCCGGTGACGTGGTCAAGGTCAAGGTGGTGGAGGTGGATGTCAAACGCCAGCGGATTGCCTTGACCATGCGGCTGGACGACGAAGCGGGCGCCGCGCCCGCCCGTTCGACGCCGCGCAGCGATGCACCGCGCAAGCCAGCCGGCAAGCAGGTAGCCCCGGCCGGCGATTCGGCCATGGCCTTGGCGTTCGCTGCGCTGACCAAGAAGAACTAA
- the asd gene encoding aspartate-semialdehyde dehydrogenase → MLKVGLVGWRGMVGSVLMQRMREENDFAHIAATFFTTSNIGGPAPDVGHGSGSLKDAKSLAELQAMDIIITCQGGDYSSDIHPRLRAAGWQGYWIDAASTLRMEKQAVIVLDPVNLDQIKTAIAQGGRDFIGGNCTNSILLMGLGGLFKAGLVEWVSSMTYQAASGGGAQHMRELLKQMGVIHASVAHLLEDPASAILDIDSRVAETMRDDGFPTEHFGAPLAGSLIPWIDKQLDNGQSKEEWKGQAEVNKILGNASPIPVDGLCVRIGAMRCHSLALTLKLKQDLPLAEIEQLIKGGNPWVRFVPNDRALSVQALTPTAVTGKLDIAVGRVRKLNMGPQYLSAFVCGDQLLWGAAEPLRRTLRILLDK, encoded by the coding sequence ATGTTGAAAGTCGGTTTAGTCGGTTGGCGCGGCATGGTGGGTTCGGTGCTGATGCAGCGTATGCGCGAGGAGAACGATTTCGCCCATATCGCGGCCACGTTCTTCACTACCTCGAATATCGGTGGACCCGCGCCGGATGTGGGCCATGGCAGCGGCAGCCTGAAGGACGCCAAGTCCCTGGCCGAACTGCAAGCCATGGATATCATCATCACCTGCCAGGGTGGCGACTACAGCAGCGATATCCATCCGCGCCTGCGGGCGGCGGGCTGGCAGGGCTACTGGATCGATGCGGCCTCGACCTTGCGCATGGAAAAACAAGCGGTGATCGTGCTCGATCCGGTCAACCTGGACCAGATCAAGACCGCCATCGCCCAGGGCGGACGCGATTTCATCGGCGGCAACTGCACCAATTCCATCCTGCTGATGGGCTTGGGCGGCCTGTTCAAAGCCGGCCTGGTGGAATGGGTCAGCTCGATGACCTACCAGGCGGCTTCCGGCGGCGGTGCGCAGCATATGCGCGAGCTGTTGAAGCAGATGGGCGTTATCCATGCCTCGGTGGCACATCTGCTGGAAGATCCTGCTTCCGCCATTCTGGATATCGATAGCCGCGTCGCCGAGACCATGCGCGACGACGGTTTCCCGACCGAGCATTTTGGCGCGCCCTTGGCCGGTAGCCTGATCCCCTGGATCGACAAGCAGCTGGACAACGGCCAATCCAAGGAAGAATGGAAGGGCCAGGCCGAGGTCAACAAGATCCTCGGCAACGCCAGCCCCATTCCGGTCGATGGCCTATGTGTCCGGATCGGCGCCATGCGCTGCCATAGCCTGGCGCTGACGCTCAAGCTCAAGCAGGATCTGCCGCTGGCCGAGATCGAGCAGCTGATCAAGGGCGGCAATCCTTGGGTCAGGTTCGTTCCGAACGATCGTGCCCTCAGCGTGCAGGCACTGACGCCGACCGCCGTGACCGGCAAGCTGGATATCGCCGTCGGCCGAGTGCGCAAACTGAATATGGGTCCCCAGTATCTGAGCGCCTTTGTCTGTGGCGACCAATTGCTGTGGGGCGCGGCCGAGCCATTGCGCCGCACCCTGCGTATCCTGCTGGACAAGTAA
- the leuB gene encoding 3-isopropylmalate dehydrogenase — translation MKIAILPGDGIGPEIVAQAVRVLEKLQAEGLQVEMETAPLGGAAYDQYGEPYPEATRQLARSADAILLGAVGGPAYDALPREKRPERGLLAIRKDLGLFGNLRPAILYPELAGASTLKPEVVAGLDIMIVRELTGDIYFGQPRGIHVNAAGEREGFNTMRYSESEIRRIAKLAFEIAQKRNRKLCSVDKANVLECTEFWKEILIDVAKDYPDVELSHMYVDNAAMQLVRNPKQFDVIVTGNIFGDILSDEASMLTGSIGMLPSASLDAANKGLYEPCHGSAPDIAGKNVANPLATILSLAMMMRYTFAREDLATRIEQAVQTVLRQGYRTADIFEPGTERISCSAMGDAVVAAL, via the coding sequence ATGAAGATCGCCATTCTCCCCGGTGACGGTATCGGTCCGGAAATCGTTGCACAAGCGGTGCGCGTGCTGGAAAAACTGCAGGCCGAGGGTCTGCAGGTCGAGATGGAAACGGCCCCGCTGGGCGGCGCCGCCTATGACCAGTACGGCGAACCCTATCCGGAAGCGACCCGGCAGTTGGCCCGCAGTGCTGACGCCATCCTGTTGGGCGCCGTGGGCGGCCCGGCCTACGATGCGCTGCCGCGCGAGAAGCGTCCGGAACGGGGTCTGCTGGCCATTCGCAAGGACCTGGGACTGTTCGGCAATCTGCGTCCCGCCATCCTCTACCCGGAACTGGCCGGTGCTTCCACGCTGAAGCCGGAAGTGGTGGCGGGCCTGGATATCATGATCGTGCGCGAGCTGACCGGCGACATCTATTTCGGTCAACCGCGCGGCATCCACGTCAACGCCGCCGGTGAGCGCGAAGGTTTCAACACCATGCGCTACAGCGAGTCGGAGATTCGCCGTATCGCCAAGCTGGCCTTCGAGATCGCGCAGAAGCGCAATCGCAAGCTGTGCTCGGTGGACAAGGCCAATGTGCTGGAATGCACCGAGTTCTGGAAGGAAATCCTGATCGACGTGGCCAAGGATTATCCGGATGTCGAACTCAGCCATATGTATGTGGACAATGCCGCCATGCAGCTGGTGCGTAATCCCAAGCAGTTCGATGTGATCGTCACCGGCAATATCTTCGGCGACATCCTCAGCGATGAAGCCTCCATGCTCACCGGCTCGATCGGCATGCTGCCGTCCGCCTCGCTGGATGCCGCCAATAAAGGCTTGTACGAACCTTGCCACGGTTCGGCGCCCGATATCGCCGGCAAGAATGTCGCCAACCCCTTGGCCACCATCCTGTCGCTGGCGATGATGATGCGTTACACCTTTGCCCGTGAAGACCTGGCCACGCGTATCGAGCAGGCGGTACAGACGGTATTGCGGCAAGGCTATCGTACCGCCGATATCTTCGAGCCCGGCACCGAGCGCATCAGCTGCTCCGCCATGGGCGATGCCGTGGTTGCCGCGCTGTAA
- the leuD gene encoding 3-isopropylmalate dehydratase small subunit, translating into MQAFTTLNGLVCPLDRANVDTDAIIPKQFLKSIKRAGFGPNLFDEWRYLDHGEPGMDNSGRPLNPEFVLNFPRYAGAQVLLARENFGCGSSREHAPWALEDYGFRVVIAPSFADIFFNNCYKNGVLPIVLPAEVVDGLFQATQANEGYRLTVDLATQTLRTPGGDSHGFEITDHRKHCLLNGLDEIGLTLKHADRISAFEAARRTQQPWLFSE; encoded by the coding sequence GTCCCTTGGACCGCGCCAATGTCGATACCGACGCGATCATTCCCAAGCAGTTCCTGAAGTCGATCAAGCGGGCCGGCTTCGGCCCCAATCTGTTCGACGAGTGGCGTTACCTGGACCATGGCGAGCCGGGCATGGATAACAGCGGGCGCCCGCTCAATCCCGAATTCGTGTTGAACTTCCCCCGCTATGCCGGCGCGCAGGTGCTGCTGGCGCGGGAGAACTTCGGCTGCGGCAGTTCACGCGAGCACGCTCCCTGGGCGCTGGAGGACTACGGTTTCCGGGTGGTGATCGCGCCATCCTTCGCCGATATCTTCTTCAATAATTGCTACAAGAACGGCGTGCTGCCCATTGTCCTGCCGGCCGAGGTGGTGGATGGCCTGTTCCAGGCTACCCAGGCGAACGAAGGCTATCGCCTGACCGTGGATTTGGCGACGCAGACCTTGCGTACGCCCGGCGGCGATAGCCATGGCTTCGAGATCACCGACCATCGCAAGCACTGCCTGTTGAACGGCCTGGACGAGATCGGCCTGACCCTCAAGCATGCGGACCGGATCAGTGCCTTCGAGGCCGCGCGGCGCACGCAGCAACCCTGGTTGTTCAGCGAGTAG